A window of Phragmites australis chromosome 2, lpPhrAust1.1, whole genome shotgun sequence genomic DNA:
AACAGCTCATTCCTACAgggcaagagaaacataagtgatgggtaaactatctacccgtcacttatgttatttaTAAGTGAATAAGCTACAAAAGCATTCTCAACTGATATGAGTTCCACATCTCAACTATTCTTGTACAATGTTCTTTGTATCAACCAAGCACTAAGAAATCGAGAATGACAAGTTAATCAGTTTTTAATGGATTTGGCTAGTGCTATGGACTCAAAGTTCGATAAGTATTGGGATGGGAATTACAACATGGCCCTTGTTATTGCCACCATACTTGATCCCTCGAAGAAAATGGATTTCTTAGACTTCTTTTATGAGAAGGTGTGCGAGCACTATGTTAACATCGACACAAATGTGACCTTAGCTAAAGAATGGTACACCAAGTACTTTGACTCTTTGAGGAATATGAAAAGCACAAGAGAAATAATGCAAACTCGCCTCATGTTAGTGCAGCAGGGAGTACTTTGGGTTCACCAGTCCATGGGAAAAGAAGAGTAGAAGAAGAATTTGTTGGATATCCCAAAGGCGAGGGAGGCATGTTCAAAAGTCAAAGCTTGAAGCATATTTAGAAGAAGAGTTTGTGAGAATCGATAAGAGTTTTGAAATTTTGAGCTCGTGAAAAACAAATGCCAACAAATACCTTATGTTATTAGCTATGGCACGTGATTTTCTGGCAATACCACTGAGCGTTGTTTCTTTAGAATCTGCACTGTAGCGGTTGGATTCTTGGTGACAATCAAAGCTCAATGATACCATAAACATTTGAAGCTCTTGTTTGTGGCAAAGATTGGCTATATGAATTTCCATGCAATGAAGGTACAATAAATATTCtgttagaaatattttgttctaaATGTTCTTAAGACTGGCTATAAGTTTGTAGTCCTATGTGCAGGTCAAATATGAGCATGATCAGAGCTTGTGTATTATGGATGCCTAATGGAGTTAACGGTAAACATGGCTACCTCAGTTTTCTTTAGAGATTCTGCTTGCTACATCTTTATACCCTCTCAGACTAATGTTGCATTATGTCATAAGGAATTGTGTTTCATATTAAGAGCATGATTGCACATCAAGAGCGTGTTTGGATTTGAGGAACTAATGGGATGTTTGGTTTGTGCTCTCAGGTAGCCCAGTCAACAAAATCAGCATACAAAACATGCTTTTAGTTCAATGTTTTGGCCAACCAAAGTTGGGGGTGAAAACTTTGGCTATTTGAGTTATGTCCAAGTCATACAAAAAGTTTTGTTGGTCAAATTTTATGAAGCATGATGTGAACCAAATTAGGAttgaattttattttgattagtagCACCATGAACCAAACACTTTGAGATTCTAGAGTTCTAGGAAAGTATCGTATCAATCAAATACTCCTATCTCCATCAACATAAGACGTATTTTGATATGAGAAAACCTTCAAAAGTAGATTTTGAaatttaatttctcttataatatattatcaatcaCTACAAAACCAATATCATcttaaaaacattttgaatatGAATCTATTGATGCAATTTTTGTAAACTAGACGTccatatattttgattaattgttgattaaaacttataaaatttgattttttcaaATCAAAATACGTCTATGAGCAAGTAATGAGAAATCTAAAGACAAGAAAGTTAAAGATATAAATCATAACATAAAAAAGTAGTAATTGTAATCTTTCTGCACATAGCAGAAAAGATATAATAGATCCATAGATCTAGAATAATAAATAGTAAACAAAAGCCTAAGCAAAATCTTTTCAAGACACATCTTCCAAAAATCAAAACTCGTCCAAAACCACACTTGGAACGGAAAGGGtcaagaaaataaagaaagcaTACCCGGGCATCTATGATCTGTAACGCTTCAACCATCGCTCCTTCCTCGCCTACCTCGGTCTGTGTCCTCCCTCGGTTTCCTGCCAGTGGCGAAGGGGGCAGCAGTGTCAGCAGATGCAATACTAGTCAAGGATGCGCGATTGTGCAAACGGCTTGGAAGAAGGAGATGACGcgctgcctttttttttttttttttttgacagatGGTGACGTTTTGCTACTGATCTCTGTTGCGGCTGGAGGTTGAAAACAACCTAGCGAGCTGCCTTGCTTTTATTGGATTGTGGAAGGCCCAATGTGTAGCCCAGACATCCACTCTAGCCCACCCAAGCCCAGTGAAGAACACCATCTTCAATTAGGCCACCGAATCGAggacctttttatttttatatttcaaaaattataagaatagatgttcttttgaaaaatttgcaaactaGACTATAACATTTGAAAACATTACAAACTAGATTACTATCCCTCATTGGAAGGAcgtcatttaaaaaaatattacgttCGATTGctcccaaaattcaaaatatcaaatagtcatgaaaaaattTGATGGTGTAAAAGATACTATATCTAACCACTAAATTTCAAACAAAACTATGATCTTTAGAATgagaaaaagataaatttcattgaCATAGTCTGATAgactctataattttttttttgaattttgggagcattaaatattatattttatttatttttaatatattcttGTTAGAAtgataataatatttattttttaaaacccatcGCAAAGATAGCACGTATCGCTCTTCTACCGAATGATAATAGCCGAGGTTTACAATTATTTCATACGGACGTATATGTTTtaccttttttattttcgaaatataaaaataaaaaatcccgaATCGAGTGTCCTAAATGGATTGGACTGTTGATATTTTTATTTACACCTCGGCCTCTTCTATTTTCACGCAAACCCCCACATTTCTTGCCAGCCGACGACCACCTACCCACCGCGAGCATACCACCGTCCGTTCCGGATTCCCCTCCGCCGACGACGACCCCGACCGAAACCCTAATCCTAGGGGGTAAACGATGAGGCCCTCCGCGGCAGGGGTGGGCAGCGGCGTAGTGGGGAGGCGGAAGGCGggggccgccgcggcggcggccagcCGGGAGTGGATGGTGGTGCCGGCTTCGGGGCCGGCGCGTgtggaggaggccgggaagCACGCGGTGATGGAGCGGACGGGGCTGCCCGCGCGCGACCTGAGGGTGCTCGACCCGCTGCTGTCGTACCCGTCCACCATCCTGGGCCGAGAGCGAGCCATCGTCGTCAACCTGGAGCGCGTCAAGGCCGTGATCACCGCCGCCGAGGTGCTGCTGCCAAACTCAAAGGACCCCGCCTTTGCGCGCTTCGTCCGCGACCTCCAGGCCCGCGTCCTCGCGTCCTCCTCGGACCAGGTGGTCTTTTTTAGCCCCAGCACCTCCCTCCCTATTAAGTGGGAAAATGTGCTGTTAGTCTTACGATATAGGATTGGAATCGTGGTATGAGGTTTCAACTGTGTGTGGAGGAGACTGTACTGCAGATCTGGGTTCAAGGTTCGAGCACATATGCTCTTATGCTCTGCCTAATTTACTGTGTTCTACCTTTGCTGATTTTGCATCATAGCGACAGGAGCCATGGTAGGCATGAACTGATGCAGTGGGCAAAAAGAGTTTTCCAAAATGGACAAGTTTGATAGCTAGGCTGAAATGAGGAATGTTAAGAATTTGAGATGGATTATTCCTATGTTTGGATCACTTGGTTTTGTTAGATACTGTGCTGAGGGGATGTAGCACTAATTGCTTTTTCCTCTCTCTATTAGGCTGCAGAGCTCACTGATATGGAGGGCGAATCATCTGTGGTTGCTTCACCATTTCCTGTTCCTAATTCACCCAAAGGACATGAATTGGAGATGACTAAGAAGACTGCTAATGTGGTGGGCGAAATGACTAGCAGCAGCAGTATGCCAGCATTGACTGCTGCGAAAGATGGAAATACTAAGGTTTTACCTTTCGAATTCCGAGCCCTTGAAGTGTGCCTTGAGTCAGCCTGCAGATGTCTGGAAGAGGAAGTATGTACTTGCATCTGGAAATTTTTGTCTGGGTATCTGGGTGCCTTTGAATTCATCTAGCTCTCATACATTCTGCATGTCATGCTTTTATTCGTTATGTGGGTTGTCCGGGAACTAAATCAATGTTTATAGAAAATTGGATAATTTCTTCAGATGTGCTTCCCAAAAGGACTTGGGGACTTCTTCGAAGTTTTCCATCTGCCTCATTTCTCAGCAAAACGGAGAGAGAGGAATCATAGTTATAGATGAAGTTATGCTTCTTGTAGAAGCTGACCTGTTTGAAATAGCTTTTGGCCATTATCTGTATGTTTCTTCTTATACTGTATTTGAGATAGTAAGGCTTATGGATTTCTTTTAAGATAGCTAAGTAGTTCTCGCATATAAATAACGTGTAGCCTCCTTTCAGATTCCTGTAGTGATTGACATCCTTTTTAATTCTTTCATAGACTTCGACTCTGGAGCAAGAGGCATATCCAGCATTAGATGAGCTGACATCGAAGATCAGCACATTAAACCTTGAGCGAGTTAGGCAAATCAAGAGCCGCCTGGTGGCTATATCTGGCCGTGTACAGAAGGTAGTCAATTAAAATTCTTCATAACTTCATGTCAATCTTTTTTCAATTTTGTCGAAGGTTGGTCCTTCTGGTTGCCGATAGAATCATATCTATGTTGTTTGGATGGTGGAGATAAATGAGGGGTGTCTGGTGTGTTCATGTGATCAAACATATTTTGTTGTTATGTGCTACTGCTGTCACATAGGCAGGCGGGCTGTGTCCGTTATAAGTTCCTTGCAAGAAACCTGTTTACTTTACTAATGTTCTTGGCCCTTGTGAAAATATTATGTTCTGCAAGGTGAGGGATGAGCTTGAGCATTTATTGGATGATGAAATGGATATGGCTGAAATGTACTTGACTGAGAAGCTTACTCAACAAGAAATCAGTGAGACTTCATCTAGAGTTGAGGTCGATGATCCATCTCAAATGGAGGATAGGCAAGTCACTAAAGCAAGATATTTCTACTTTTCTTTGAAAGAACAGAACAAGCTACACTCTCATTTGTTATATCCATAGATGACCTGAACTTGTTTGTATGCACCTCGTTGCAAGTTTTTTCATGTACCAATTTGTTAATATATTCTATCATTTTCTTTGCATGTAGGGATGAAGATTATAGAAGTGAGGCAGATGGAAGCAATGGTAGCTTTATTGCTTATAAGCCTAACATTGAAGAACTGGAAATGCTTTTAGAGGCTTACTTTGTGCAAATTGATGGCACACTTAATAAGCTATCACATGTAACTGACCTTCACTTACCCTCCTATTTGCATCATTCCTAATACTTTTGTGTTTACTCGCTAATATTGTTAACAGCAAATGTTTTCTTGAAGTGAATATCACTTCAGAATTgctaaattttgatgaaattttgtGACATGTTGAGATGATGGTGCCAAAAGTGaatgaataaataaaaagtTATGTTAGGAGTTATGAATGCTCAAGATATTATACTTTTATATGTTGGCAAAGTATTAGACTTATTGATTCGATTGAGCATTCTCTGCcattatttttttggtttattcTACAGTTCTATATAAATGGTGCAACATTTCTGTTTGGTTTAGTAATGACATGATGTCTCTGAACAAGCTAATCGTACGACACGGTTTAGTGAACAAGCTAATCTTAGGACACGGTTTACTAAAGACATGATGTCTCTATACATGATGGTGCTCTGTGTTTAGTGAATCCTTTGGCATCGGCTTAGTTTATTATTAACCTAATTACTGGTTGTTCTTTACTGTGCTTTCTTTTGATGTACCATGAGCTATTGTCACTAGTGTAGGGAGTTTCACATTCACGGATTGATGAATCAAGTTCTGATGATTTCTTATTCCCGCATGTTCTGAGCCTTCACATGTCCTTTCTGTACTTGAAGCTGAGGGAGTATGTTGACGATACAGAAGATTATATCAATATAATGCTGGACGACAAGCAGAATCAGCTTCTACAGATGGGGGTTATGCTCTCGACTGCAACTGTCGTCATTACTGCTGGAGTGGCTGTAGTTGGTATTTTTGGGATGAATATTGGCATATCACTTTACAATCCCGCAACTGAGGAGGAGACTCGAGCGGCAAATATAAAATTTTGGGAAACTACTTTCGGGACCATTGCTGGCTGCATGATTATGTACATAATAGCCATGGGTTGGGGGAAGAGAAGTGGATTACTGCAATGATGGCACATCTCACCTGAACCCAAAGATTACTGGATTGACAAAGTTATCCAAAAGAGAGTTTCGGCATGCAGGTCGGTCATATTGCTGCCTGAAAATATATCCATTACTTGATTAGTTCGCCTATGCTAGCAACATAAAAAGGTTACGATTTTTTATGTATTCCTTGTAAACTGGTAATGGTAGTGAAAGAATACTGCTGTACCATTTGTTGCCAGAGAGCTCTCATGGCAACCCAGTCATTTGTGTTGCACCATCTTTACCACATTAGGTGTGCGCACCTCTTTACCGAACTAGGTGCAGTTCCTGCACTTGCTACTGTATGTATCTTGCTACCTGTAACTTGTTGTAAATGAAGTATAGCGTAAAGAAAATGCTACAGGTCTGTCTTGTCTGACGGAAAAACTTATCATCGCTATGTTATGTCCATGttcagagggagggagggagagtcTCAATGTTCTATGTGTAAGTTTGTAGGCTTGTGATAtgattgcttttcttttttctatcttGCCGGGAACTACAAACCTTGCAACAGAGTCATTTGGTTCGGAGTTTTCGGCGTTTAGAGCTCCAACTTCCAAACAGCCACGAATAGCAACGGCTTGTGTTTGTTTCAGgtttttttagatttatgtCATTACAAATGTTACGGTTTTAAAATATGCTACTACACTTTTGGTATTTGGAATGATATTATTATAAATCTTTTGAAATTGGATGTATGTCATTACAAATATATTGAAATTGGATAAATGATATTACAAATCTCTTAAAATTGGATGCCAttgcaaatattttaaaatttaatcatGCCATTACGAAATATGTCTGAGACTATAATGACGTGGATCAAATTTTATTAGATTCAAAATTGTAGTATTTATAGTAATGGCATAAATTTAGACGTACTCACTAGACAGAAAAGATTTAGGCCCACCTTGGGACGAGGCCCAGCCTGAACCACCACTCTCAGACCTCAGCCCAAAAGAGGATCCCCGGCCGTCCATTGGAGATACCTCGTGTCGAGAAGACGCCGCAGCCGTCGCCAAATCCCTCAATCCGCCGCGGAGAAGCGCAGCCAGAGAGACCGGAGAAGAAGATGGTGCGGGTGGCGACCTACTTCGCGATGACCTTCGGGGCGTTCCTCTTCTGGCAGTCCATGGACAGGGTCCACGTCTGGATCGCCCTCCACCAGGACGAGAAGGTAAACTAATTTCTGGCCCAACCTTTTCCCCTTCTCCCTCTGAATTCGAATTCATTCTTTGTTGTTATCCTTGTGCCGCTTGTGGATTCCATGATCCGCGTAGCTCGTTAGATCCGATTCTTCTCTGTCTGTGATTAGCTGTTACTCAAACCACATTAATCTTCGAATGGTTTAGAGGTTGCTGGATCCGACCTTGCCTGATGAATTATGTATTCGGGAAGGAAGCTAGGCTTATCTGAGTTTTCTTAGACGATAGGCTGCGCTacttttttttcattcttttctgAATTATGCACCTCCATTTTTTGTGGCTGCGCTActttttttcattcttttctgAAAGTAGCCCATTCCTAACAAAAGACATGTACCGTAGGAAAGAAACGGCATCTATCACCTTCTAGGAATTTACTTCATGAACTTGCAACTATGGCACATGATTTTTGCAGCTGCAGCGCTGCTCCATTCATCAGGCAGGCCTCCACCTACGAAAATTGTTGCCTCTAGCGTCCCATAGCTGCACTAAAATGTGAATTAAAAGTTAATCTTAACTGTATCAGCTACCTCATGCTGTAAGGTCGTATGATTATGATTCGTCCTGAGTCCTGAGTGTCCAGGGACAAATGCAGAGTTGTTTAGAATGAGCTAGGGTGCATTGCCAAGGGCAACTTGTAACCTATTTGTAAACACACCATAGTGATAGTATTTAGGTATTTTTACACCGTGACACTTCGATACTGTGATTAAACTTAGTCTCTATCGTACCCAGTGGACACTGTTGAGACTTCTGAGGGATGGAAATTTGCTGTCGTTGTGTTTCCCTGGATTCTGTATGCATGTTTAATCCTTTTTGGATCCCCATTTTTCTAAGTTGATTTTAAGACATGACGACAATATGTTCCTCTGTAGTGCTAGACTAAAACAGACAGATGAGTTTAGTTTTTTTGTGTACTGTTTTCACCAGGAACACCATTACTACCCATAAACGCACCCCACCACCAAAACCACTACCATTCCTCTATGCAAATACATGTACCGTCAGCTGATAGTGGCTTTATTCTTTCAGAAAGAGAGGATGGAAAGGGAGCTGGAGATAAAGAGAATGCAGGCAGAGCTAATGGCCCAAGCTAAAGAGAGTGAATCATGATTATCTTTCAGCCAATGGTTTCAGGCAGTTCCTTTATCACATTTCCTCTGATGTACTTTCCAAGTGATACCTTGACGAATGTATGCTTGACACCTCCAATAAATTAAGAGATGCTATAAATTTGTTAAATGCAAGCAGCTATGCTCATGTTGAATTATTTCCAATTTGTAGAACAACACGAGCCTACCCCAccttgcttgggacaaaaggctttgttgttgctgttgttgttaTAGAACAGCATGACTCAAACTCTCAGATGTTGGATCTGACTGCAAGGTGTTGTGTTCTAGTGCTGTTTCACAATTGACTTGAAGTCCTTGTTGTTTGATGAAATAAAATGTATAGCGGTGTTTCAGTAAACTCGTGTTACGTTTGCTCCTGTTCCGGCAGAGATGTTTTGAACATTTTGGTTGCTTTTCTCCCGTGCTGTTCTATGTGAAGTGTAAATATTTGCAGTTCTATCGAGCCCGTGCTGTTTTGTCCATTGCCTTGCGCAGTGACACCTTTTTCGTTCTTATGTCCGCTCTTTTTTGTGGGTGATCCGAAGCAGCTTAAATCGGCAAAAGCATTTTTCCTGTTCGCTTGCTCATGGCTATTGAATTTGTGGCGACTCCAGCTTGTTTAggtaaaagtaaaaaaagaaggtatagCCATTTGATACTTCATGAGTCTGAGCGGATCAAAACTTTTACCAAGAGCAAGCTGGATCATAAATTCATGATTTGAGTTACAAAGAAAGGAAGGACGTCCGTTTTGCTTTCAGGTCATTGACCAGCATCTCAGGGGAAAGAAAAATGGTGTGGTCTGCTAGCACTAAATTTGTTTGTAATGGTTGTAATCTGTAACTTGTTGTAAGCTTGTTATTGGTCATGGAAGAATGGGAGGGGGTGTCCTAATCTTTTGTGAAGAATTGgttgttttgaattttatacTTCTACAAAGAAAAGACGTGCAAACTCTTGtgtattctagaaaaaaaagaaggaaataaGTCCTCAAagatttcatgaattttaaGCTATGATTTATCACATATTAGCCTGTTTAACAACACAGGCAGTTTTTACAACATATTCCTGCTCATTAGCTCGGACCTCGCAAAAGAATTCTACAAACATAGAACAGGCATGTACATAGCTCAACATAGAACATACATCTCAAaaacagccaaaaaaaaaaaaaaactggtacGCTCTCACAAACTACCCTGACAGCCCCAGGCTGATACTACATTTGCTCAATACTGGGAGGAGGAGCCCATGTGCTTCCTGCTGGCCAGAGAAGAAAAAACCCTGGCAGCCTTCACCTTCTTCACCAGAAGTCCCCATTTATCGTCATCGTTGCCGgccttcgccgccgccttctcctgCTCCTTGCGCTTGAACTGCCTGCACggcacaacaacaacaatgtcagGTGTAAGCCTGCTGAAGGTTGTAACGAAGCAGGTGCTACGTGCTAGCATGTGTGTTTGTTGTCGGGCGCTTACATGCACAGCGGGGTGTTGCACCGGCCGGGTTGGTCGCAGAGCGCGGCGTGGAGCCGGAGGAGCTGCCACATGCGCTGGCACAGCGCGCAGCTCTTGCGGTGGCACTTGGAGAAGTGGCGGATGAGCAGCTGCAGCCCCCGGCACGTCGCGTACAGCGCGCACGGCGACGGCGCGGGCGCCCGCCCCGCCGGCCCGACCTCCGTGCACCCCTCCGTGCAGATGTGGTCCAGGCAGTCCATCGCCTCGCTCAGCTCCATGTACACGCGCTGCTCCGCGCGCTTCCGCCGCCACCTGCGACGCCGCTGCACGTCGAAACCGCGCATGCATCGGTCAGTGCTTAGCTCACTAGGCTGGAGTAAATTCGTAACCAAAATTTGAAGAGAAAACACGTGCATTGTGAACTTGCAAACAAACATAAACATGATTTCGATGGGTAACGTGTCCGTTCTAGAAATTGATTCGCGTCAAAACAGAATCTAGAAATTGATCAACGATTCTTCCAGTGATTTTCCTATCCTTGGGTTGGATACTGTTAAAGGTTAGAACTAAAGTAGCCGCCAAGATTCTGCTGATCGACTTTTGTCAGACCAAAAGGCTGTTTGGTCTCAAATCTTAACCATGACCACGAACTACTTCAGGGCACGATCACTTCCACCTAAATAAAACGTTTAAAATACCGGGAACGGCAAGGTCGGAGATGTGAACATTCGCCAACCATTCGTCATGGACGGGCCGACCTAAACCGCCCCGAACAGACGCACCAACCACATAAAAAACATACTGGTGTCATGTCATCTTTTGCGCACGAACGCGACATGGAGGCCCGGACATGTCCACCATTTCCTGGAACAAAGTTTGACAGATTGGGCATCGTGATGAAAACCATGTTCCCTGCTGGCGCACTGAGAGAGGCATCATCATCTTTCGTCGCACTATCGTTTGGTGCAAGTGTCAACACGCCCACTCATCGTGTCACATGACACTAGTGAGGTGTACACAATTGACAGCGTGGTCCACTCAACGCTGAGAAGCTCATCACCTACGTACCAGATCGGCCTCGTGCAGACGCTGTAGGATGTCGAGCTCCTGCCAGGGATCGTTCTCCTGCAGGAACTGCCACGCCTCCGTCCTCTCCACGGCCGCGAACTCCTTGGCCAGCAGCCTCGTGCACCGCAGGTGCAGCCGCGGCGCGTCGCAGAGGCTGGCGAGCTGCAGCACGTCCACCACCGAGTCCGCGGTGAGCCGGGCGCCGATCGCTCCCTCGCACGACCGCTTCAGCCAGGGCACCTGGTACGCGTGCGCCAGCACCAGCACCTGCATCGCGTACTTCTCCATGTCCTCCgactcctcttctccctcgccgcACCTGCCGGTTCAGAACGTGTCATTAAGCGTCACCCGCGATCATTGAAAATTAAAACATGCACATTAGTTTAGActccgttttttttttttttgcaaagggAAGGGGATTGTGTTAAAGATGAAGCACAGATTATTCCCATATTACACTCTTTCACCCTTCACGTTGCCTCAGGTGGAAGGAGCAACGCAGAATACCACAACCACACAACAATTCTCGTATCGGAATCGTCGAGCAACCCTAAACTTTGGATACGCTGCAAGATCAAACGTCCCAGAATCGACTCCGAAGCGCATCTAACTCCATGGTGGAACATCAACAGTTGCTTCACCTGCTGTAGCACGGGAATCTCAAAACCAGCACCTCATTCCTCGGAACGACCGATTTAGGAGGCACGATAACATCATCCATAGCCGTTAGCAGAGACACCGAGGATAGCAACAACGGCAAGGAAGACTAAAATCAACGGTCAACAAAGTGGCGCCGACTCAATTTTCAACATACCACCTCTTAGGGTAAAACCTAGTGATTTATTTTGGACTAAAACTACTGCTACTAGAAGATCTAGACGGGGAGGGCTCCCACTCCTTCTCATCACCAGTGGCGAGAACGCCGAAGGAGGATGGAGGGGGGTGGCAGAGTGGTGGCTGGTGGAAGCCCTAGCGCAAGGTCGATTTGCAAGAGCAGGCTGTTGGCGAGTTTAGTTTAGACTCTGTTTGAAACACATGAATCTTTTCTGATTCTTACCGTCGTCCAGTAAAATTTCTAAAAGATTCCTGTGTTCCAAATAGACCCGTCGTAACGGACAACGGAggtatcatataagaagaatctTCGACAGGCTCCACAAGAACCTTCGTTCCAAGGCGAGGCTGCGGTCATTTCGGCCGTCCCTTTCTCGACGTCCACATGAAAGAGTAGGAAAAAGTTTCCATCCAAGCCCGCGAGCAACATGATGATAGCGCCGCGCGCGGCCGGTGGTCCGGCCGTTCCCGCGACAGCAACAGGTGCCGATCGTGCGATGCGATGATTCGCACGTCGGGAGGGGAGGGTCTAACTGGGCAGGCGCTACCAACCAACCGAACGGCGGGAAAACGCCATTTCACCCCGTGCGCTTTTCATCCCTTTTTTTTCACTGCCGTCCTATTCTCTGCCAAAAAGCCACAAGATTTTACGGCGATTTCCGGTGTTGGTCTTCGGGGGTTTGGCGGATCGGCGCGGTTTTGTGTGGCTTGTATGTTTAAATTTACCTCTCACCATGCGTGGAGCACAAGAAGAAAACTAGAATTTCCATCATGTTTTTAACATCTAGCAGTGCAAAAGTTTGATAGCAACTTAGCGTAACGATGAAAATATTCCTCTCGAGAATTgaattataaaagtagattttttcaacaaaaacaaGCATGATCGTCCAGGGCTACGCATGTGCCCTGTGTTTCTCTCCTCGTGCGTTTATAATGCTCCTAATTAGCCTTGACAAGCCATATACTTCCTCTTGCCAGCTTGCAAGTAACGAACGTGTGCGAAAATAAGACCAGCAACAGCAAATTCCGGGAGGAAGGAGACACGGTATACCTGCCGGCGTACAGGAGGCGGACGAAGGCCGCCGCGGCGTTGTCGGTCACGCCGCGGATCCGGATGACGGCCCTGCCGGCCTTGCCGCTGTCCCGGTTCTTCTGCATGCGGCGCTGCATGATGCTCCCGAGCACCGGCGACGCAGAGGCCTGGCGGAAAACAAAACGGAGGAGAAGGCCTCCC
This region includes:
- the LOC133909403 gene encoding magnesium transporter MRS2-F isoform X1 gives rise to the protein MRPSAAGVGSGVVGRRKAGAAAAAASREWMVVPASGPARVEEAGKHAVMERTGLPARDLRVLDPLLSYPSTILGRERAIVVNLERVKAVITAAEVLLPNSKDPAFARFVRDLQARVLASSSDQVAAELTDMEGESSVVASPFPVPNSPKGHELEMTKKTANVVGEMTSSSSMPALTAAKDGNTKVLPFEFRALEVCLESACRCLEEETSTLEQEAYPALDELTSKISTLNLERVRQIKSRLVAISGRVQKVRDELEHLLDDEMDMAEMYLTEKLTQQEISETSSRVEVDDPSQMEDRDEDYRSEADGSNGSFIAYKPNIEELEMLLEAYFVQIDGTLNKLSHLREYVDDTEDYINIMLDDKQNQLLQMGVMLSTATVVITAGVAVVGIFGMNIGISLYNPATEEETRAANIKFWETTFGTIAGCMIMYIIAMGWGKRSGLLQ
- the LOC133909403 gene encoding magnesium transporter MRS2-F isoform X2, translated to MRPSAAGVGSGVVGRRKAGAAAAAASREWMVVPASGPARVEEAGKHAVMERTGLPARDLRVLDPLLSYPSTILGRERAIVVNLERVKAVITAAEVLLPNSKDPAFARFVRDLQARVLASSSDQAAELTDMEGESSVVASPFPVPNSPKGHELEMTKKTANVVGEMTSSSSMPALTAAKDGNTKVLPFEFRALEVCLESACRCLEEETSTLEQEAYPALDELTSKISTLNLERVRQIKSRLVAISGRVQKVRDELEHLLDDEMDMAEMYLTEKLTQQEISETSSRVEVDDPSQMEDRDEDYRSEADGSNGSFIAYKPNIEELEMLLEAYFVQIDGTLNKLSHLREYVDDTEDYINIMLDDKQNQLLQMGVMLSTATVVITAGVAVVGIFGMNIGISLYNPATEEETRAANIKFWETTFGTIAGCMIMYIIAMGWGKRSGLLQ
- the LOC133909405 gene encoding uncharacterized protein LOC133909405 is translated as MVRVATYFAMTFGAFLFWQSMDRVHVWIALHQDEKKERMERELEIKRMQAELMAQAKESES
- the LOC133909404 gene encoding BTB/POZ and TAZ domain-containing protein 1-like translates to MCEAPRAGCGDGDATAPAAEFDVDVVTAGGRRRIPAHSSVLASASPVLGSIMQRRMQKNRDSGKAGRAVIRIRGVTDNAAAAFVRLLYAGRCGEGEEESEDMEKYAMQVLVLAHAYQVPWLKRSCEGAIGARLTADSVVDVLQLASLCDAPRLHLRCTRLLAKEFAAVERTEAWQFLQENDPWQELDILQRLHEADLRRRRWRRKRAEQRVYMELSEAMDCLDHICTEGCTEVGPAGRAPAPSPCALYATCRGLQLLIRHFSKCHRKSCALCQRMWQLLRLHAALCDQPGRCNTPLCMQFKRKEQEKAAAKAGNDDDKWGLLVKKVKAARVFSSLASRKHMGSSSQY